CACCAGGCATCGATGCAGCGGGAGAGGTAGTTAGTAGTGGAAATAACGCCTTTCAGGAAGGCGATCAAGTTATTGTAACTGGATATGATTTAGGTATGAATACTTCTGGTGGTTTCGGAGAATATATTCGCGTGCCATCCTCTTGGGTTGTTCCTTTACCAAAAGAAATGTCTTTGAAGGAAAGTATGATGTACGGGACAGCAGGTTTTACAGCTGCCTTATCGGTATATAAGCTCATTAGAGCGGGAATTACGCCTAGCACGGGAGATGTTTTAGTAACGGGTGCTACGGGCGGAGTAGGCAGTGTAGCAGTTAGTATCTTAGGAAAGCTAGGATATAGCGTAGTAGGGGCAACAGGGAAAATGGAAGAGAAAGAGATGTTGCTACGTTTAGGTGCAAAAAAGATGATTCGCCGCGCGGAATTGAGTGATGAATCAGGAAGACCGATGCTTAAAGGAATATACGCTGGGGTTGTCGATACTGTAGGCGGAAACATGTTAGAAAGTTCTTTAAAGGTAGTTAAGTATGGAGGCTGTATAACAACGTGTGGTAACGTAGCAGGGCATGAATTAAATACAACTGTATACCCATTCATATTACGAGGGATTAGCCTTTTAGGAATAGATTCAGTTCAATGTCCAGTAGATGTGAGAAGAGAAGTGTGGGCATTGCTAGCCGGTGAGTGGAAAAATTCAGAGCTATTATCTTATACAGAAGAATGTACATTAAAAGAATTAGATGAGAAGTTTGCACTTATACTGCAAGGAAAGTTAAAAGGAAGAACGGTTGTAAATATGAAATGAAAAAAGAGACGCTAATTTGAGCGTCTCTTTTCTATTATAATGATTGTTTTAAATTTACTTTTCCTTGTTCACCTAAAACGCCATCAGCAATATTTACAGCGTGATCACCGATACGCTCTAAGTTACTTACCATATCAACGAAAATGATGCTTGCATCACCTGAACAGCTACGTTCGTTCAGACGTAATACATGACGTTTACGAAGAACACGTTCCATTTGGTCAATTTTACGTTCTTTTGCAATAACCGTTTGAGCTAGTTCAGTGTCGAAGTTTGTTAAAGCATTGATTGCATCTTGTAATGTTGAAATTGTTAATTCAAGCATTTCATTTAATTCAGCTAGTGCTTCATCTGATAGTGAAACGCGGTTTGAAATTTGGAAATCTACAAGTTCTACTAAGTTTTCTACATGATCACCAACACGTTCAATATCTCCAACAACACCTGCTAGAACTGAATGCTTTTCAGAGTCTGTATGTGAAAGTGGTTTTTCTGATAGTAAAACTAAATACTCGGTAATTTTTTTATCTAAATTGTTAATAGCTGCTTCTAATTGCGTAGCCATATCAGCGTGTTTCTTTTCTTGTGTATTTAAAAATTGGTTTGCTTCTTTTAATCCTTGTAAAGAAAACTCAGCCATGCGAACAATTTCTTTTTGCGCTTCTGTTAGTGCGATAGCAGGAGATTGTTCAATAAAGATTGGATTTAAATGTTGCGGTTTGAAATCAATAGCAGAATCTTCGCCGCGAATAAGTTTTGTTACAATCCATGCTAACACTGCAATGAATGGGAACTGAATAACCGCATTTGTTACGTTAAATGTTCCGTGTGCAAAAGCAATTGTCATTTCTGGATTTAAGTTTAAAGATGTTTGGAAATATTGAATTAAACTTGTAAATGGTACTAATAAAATCGTAAAGATAATTGTACCGACGATATTAAAGATAACGTGAACTAATGCTGCGCGTCTTGCTGCAATAGAAGTACCGATTGCTGCTAATACAGCTGTAATTGTTGTACCAATGTTATCACCGAATAATACAGGAAGAGCAGCTTGTAAATCAATTGCACCCTGGCCAAATAGTTCTTGTAAAATACCGATTGTCGCACTTGAACTTTGTACAATTAAAGTGAAGACTGTACCAACAACGATTCCTAAGATTGGGTTATCACTCATACTAACCATTAATTCTTGGAATGATTCTAAAGAGCGAAGAGGTTTCATACCTGAGCTCATTAATTCTAAACCAAAGAATAACATACCAAATCCGAATACGACTTGACCTAAAGACTGTACTTTTTTATTTTTAAAGAAGAATAATAAGATTGCTCCGACTGCCATAATTGGAAGAGCGTATTCTCCGATTTTAATTCCGATAATAAATGCAGTAACTGTCGTTCCGATGTTCGCACCCATAATAACACCGATTGCTTGTCTTAATGTCATAAATCCGGCACTTACAAGTCCGACTGTTAAAGCGGTTGTTCCTGAACTTGATTGAATTAATACTGTAACTAACATACCTGCTAGTACACCCATAAGAGGATTTGTTGTAAAACGATCTAGAATATCGCGAAGACGATCTCCGGCTGCTTGTTGCAGTCCATCGCCCATGTATTTAATCCCGAATAAGAAAATACCTAATCCACCAATGAACTGGAAGATCATATCTTGAATATTGTATTCCACGCATTCCACTCCTTAAATTTCATGTACGATGTAATTATTAACTAAACCTTGAGGCACTGTAAACGGTTTGTCTATAATTTTTACACTAAATTTACAAAGTACTAAAAAGTTTACAATTCTTTAAAGAAACTCCTGGATTTAATTGGTTTTCATGCATGGTATCTGACTATTTCGTAAAGAAGTCACATTTATCACACTATTTATTGATAGTAAAAATAGGAGAGATAAACTATCCAAATTGGGTGTGCTAAGTAAAGTTTCACTTTATTTATAATGGTTCTTTGCATATTTTTTAATCAAAGTTAGAAAAATATGTAGGGGAAATGGGGAGGTTTGAAATGAGTGTACTGATGAAAGTGAAAAAATGATTGAAGTATATTAATCCACTTCTTTGGAGTGCTTGCAACATTAAAAAAGAGCAATTCGCATATGAATTTGCCCTGGTTTTTTATGTTAAAAAAGTTTGAGTACTTCGTATTGTAAAAACTGTGTGCAGTGTGCTTGTTTAGCCTGCTATTTGTGGGAGATAAAGCTACCCACTGATTAAAGTTTCACTTTATTAGGAGTTGTCGTTATGTTTCAAGTTTATGACGACATTTCCCTTTTTGTGTCCTTTTTCAACATATATGTGAGCTTCAACAATTTCCTCAAAAGTGTATTGCCTATCAATGACCACTTTTATTTTACCATTCTCAACAAGTTCTTTAAGGAAATTTAATGCTTCGGAAGTTTCAGGTGCGTTTTGACTTAATATGAGTTTCATGCGACTTGTCAATTTAGTCCAGAGCATTTGAGCACTTGGTAACGGTTCAACGATATTTATATAGGTACCATCTTCCTTTAACATTTTAATACAATCTGAAAAGGTACTCTTATTTACGGCTTCAAAGATAACATCATAAGCTCCGTCTATAGTAGAAAAATCGCTTGCGGTGTAATCAATTACTTCGTCAGCTCCTAGGGACTTTACTAATTCTAAATTTGAGCTACTGCACACCCCTGTAACTTTTGCGCCGAAATACTTGGAAATTTGCACTGCATAACTTCCGACACTTCCAGAAGCTCCGTAAATAAGAATGTTTTGACCGCTTCGAACGTTAGCTTTCCTAAGGAAAAACAAGGCTGTACGTGCTCCAATTGGGATGGCTGCGGCTTCTTCATAGGATATATTGGAGGGCTTCATGCACACTGCTCCATCTTCAGGTATACAAATGTACTCAGCATAAGAACCGAAATTTGCTTGGGTAGCAGCAAAAACTGGATCTCCTACTTTAAAACGCGTAACGTCTTTTCCTACTGATTCAACCTCACCAGCCAATTCCATTCCAAGTATTTGTTTTTTCGGTTGTTTAAAGCCAAGTGCAATTCGAGCGGGTAGCCAAACCGAAGAGGGAACTGTAAAACTTCTTGAACGAATATCTCCTGCTGTTACGGTTGTCGCATTAATTTTTATTAGTATTTCATTGTCTTTAGGTGTAGGTTTTTCAACTTCTTTCAATTGAAGTACGTCGGGGGGACCATATTTTGTATACAATATTGCTTTCATTAATGTTTCCTCCAATTCGTTCTATATATTAATATCATACGAACAACATGAATAAATAGAACAGCGGTTCAACTTTCAATACAATGCAAAAAGAAGTGCGATTTTTTTGGAATCCACTGCTTTTTTGCATTTGTGTATATATAATTTTTTTAGTGTAAGTACTTTGAAATGGAGCGAGTTAACATTACCCAACGGCTTTTTCGTTTATTTTATCTTTCTGTTTTTGTTTCCGTAAGCTTGTAATGTAAATGAACAGGAAAGCAATAAGTAATAGAGAGGAATAACGATATACAGTTGCATAGTTGGTAAAGTGTGCAATGAATCCAAAAATAATCGCTCCAGCACCAATTCCAAGATCAAATGCTGAGAAGAATGTTGCTGTTGCCACTCCTCTCCGGTGCGGTGCTACTCGGTCAATCATCCATGCTTGTAGTGCTGGTTGAATTGCTCCGAAACCACTTCCGTAGCACGCTGCGGCAATAATTAAGCTCGGAATTGTAGTTGTATACGACAGTAAAATAATACCTGTAAACGTTATAATAACTCCTGGAATGATGACGAATGTATGGCCCTTCGTATCATATAATTTTCCAGAAAACGGACGAGTTACAGCGATTGCAAGTGCGTTAAATAAAAAGAAGAGACTAATATCGGCAATGCCGACTTCCGTAGCAAATAATGTGATAAAGCTCCCAATTCCCCCGTACATTAATGTAATACATAATATTAATAATGAAGGAAGTAAAGCTTTACGCTCAATAAATCCATCGAGAAAGGTACCAGATGTTTGCTGTGGTGGTTGCGGCGATTTTTTGATTTGAAGTAGTTTCGTTAATATTAATGAAACTATTGTGCATGAAAGTGCACATAAAAAAAGAATCGTGAAGTTATATGTTTGCATAAGCCAAAGTCCGATAAGCGGACCGAGCGCCATGGCGATAGTTCCAGAAAGACCGAAATACCCCATGCCTTCACCGCGGCGAGCTTGCGGAATTAAATCTGAAACGACAGTTCCGTATGTAGTCGTTGTAATACCAAAACCAGCTCCGTGTAAAATTCGAACGGCAAGCAATAGGAAAACGGTTGAAGCGAAAAGATAACTGCCCATAGCGAGTAAACAAATAGCGGTACCGATCATTAAAATGATTTTTTTGTTGAATTTTTGCAAGGCATTTCCAGTTAGCGGCCTAATAAAAAGTGCTGCAACGGTAAACATGCCGACAACGAATCCGATATTTGAACTTGTGCCCCCAATTTCTTTCACATAAACAGGTAAAGTTGGAATTAACATTTGAAATCCTAAAAACATACATAAGTTTGCTAGAATTAGCGCAATAAACTCTTTTGTCCATAACGGTTCTCGTTTTACGAGTACTGCCTCTCCCATATATTCATCCCCTATATAAAAGTTTTCCCGCGTTAACGGGCAGTAAGCCTCTCCCCTCAAAATTTGGCTGGAGCAAAGAAGTTAGGTGGGAGCCCTGCTGTCCGTAAACGCCCGATTGGTGAAGGCTAATAATCAGTGGGGGATGAACAAAACCCCCACTGATTAAAGTTTCACTTTATCTCTGTTCTTTCGAGTATATGTAGTGGTCAACGTAACAGTCAAGGAAGGTGCCTTGAAAACGTATAACAATTTTTGAGGCAAAAAAACTGACAAATTTGTGGAAAGACTACACAATTTTGAAAAAAAGATGTAAAGTATAGATGTATAGACTAGTAGTTGTTATGAATGATAGAAATTGTTTTTTCTTTAAAGAAAGCGGATTCAAATGGTAGTGGATGAGAAGGGGATACATACTTTTTCACTACATATATTTGAAAAGGTTTACAATATGATGAAGAAAGAGGCGTGTACATATGAGACGATTAGGTATTTCTATTTATCCAGAACATTCGACAGTAGAGGAAGATAAAGAGTATTTAACATTAGCAAGTAAATACGGATTTACACGTGTATTCACATGTTTATTATCTGTAGATGGCGAAAAAGAGACGATTATAGAAGAGTTTAAGGAAACGATCTCTCATGCGAATGCAATAGGGTTTCAAGTATTAGTTGATATTAGTCCATCTGTTTTTGAACAACTAGGTATTTCGTATAATGATTTATCGTTCTTCCATGAACTAGGTGCTTATGGTATTCGTTTAGATGTCGGTTTCTCAGGTTTAGAAGAATCAATTATGACGTACAATCCATACGGCTTAAAAATTGAAATTAATATGAGTAACGGTACGAAGTATGTAGATAACATTATGAGTCATAGACCAAATCGTGAAAATTTAATTGGCTGTCATAATTTCTATCCACACCGTTATTCAGGATTATCATACGATCATTTCATTAAATGCTCGAAACAATTTAAAGATTACGGTATGAGAACCGCTGCTTTTATTTCATCATTCGATGCAACATATGGACCTTGGCCAGTAACAGAAGGGTTATGTACGTTAGAGCAGCATCGTGAATTACCGATGACAACACAAGCGAAGCATTTGTTTGCGACAGAATTAATTGATGATGTTATTATTGCGAACGCGTATGCTTCAGAAGAAGAATTACAAGCACTAGGTGCATTAAATAAAGAGAAACAAACATTTGATATAGGACTATATGATACAACAACAGAAATAGAAAGAATTATTGTGTTAGACGAACCGCATTTTTATCGCGGAGATGTATCTGAATATATGATTCGTTCTACACAGAGTCGTGTGAAATATAAAAAAGAAGAGTTCAAACCGCATAATACGCGCGAAATTAAGCGCGGGGATCTTTTAATTGATAATGAACAGTATGGTCAATATAAAGGTGAATTGCAAATTGCTTTAAAAGATATGGTGAATACAGGAAAAACAAATGTAGTTGGCCGAGTGGTAGAGGAAGAAACCTTCTTATTAGATTATTTACAAGCTTGGGATAAGTTTGGATTTACATTAAAGAAATAGAGAAAATGAAAAAGGAAAAAACTACTGACTTCAGCAGCTTTTTCCTTTTTATATATATAGCGAGAGGAAGAGCTATGACAAAAGTGCATCAGCGATTAATTTCCATTTTAGAGGAGTTTTTAGAAGAGAAATCGATGTTAAATCGAGCTTTTTTAGCGAGCCGTTTACATGTATCAACGAAGACGATTCAAAAGGATATAAAATTATTAAATGATATATTGGAAGAACATGGAGCGAAAATTGAATCACAAAGGGGGAATGGGTACGAACTAGAAATTATACAAACTAAGAAGTTTGAAGATTTTTGCGTAAATGTATTTCAAAAACAGACGGAAAAGATTCCAACTTCTTATGAAGAAAGAGTAGCTTATATTTTACAACGTATTTTAACGACAGATGGGTATATGAAGCTTTCACAGCTAGCGGAAGAGATTTATGTGAGCAAATCTACTGTAAACTTAATTATGAAAGATGTTACGGATATTTGTAGTCGCTATGAGTTACAAATTGAAAAAAGACCATATTATGGTATACGTATTGTGGGAGAAGAATTTAATATTCGTTCTTGTTTATCACAATATGGTTTACCGCGGTATGACCATACTCCGTTTCATGAGAACTATGAGCAGACGGACACGTATTTATCGTTACCCCATATTTCTCTCATCCGCTCAGTTATACTAAAGTATATCGAGGGAGGAACGATATATTTATCAGATATAGAAATTGATAATTTATCAATTCATATTGCGATTGCTTTAAAGAGATGCAGGGATGATCATTACATTCAAACACTGCATGTAGAGGAATCTGAACTTATAATAAAGAAAGAATATAAAATTGCGAAACAGATTTTAGGGAATTTAGGGGAAGAGCTAAAACTTCAATTTCCAGAAGAAGAAATTTTATATGTGACGATGCATTTATTAAGTACTGCTGTTACAGCAAGAGATCGCTATGAAAATGTGGAAGAGCTATTAGGGAAAGATGTATATGCATTCATGCAGCATATTCTTTTCAAAGTAGCGGAAGAACGGAATCTTACTTTTTATTATGATGAAGAATTATTATTTGGTTTTGGTGTTCATTTAAAAACGTTATTAAATCGTTTGAAATATAAGTTAAATACGAGAAATCCTCTTTTAGCAGAAGTGAAAAAAAATTATCCATATGCTTTTGAAATTGCAGTTCTCGTTGGAGATATAATTGGTGAATATACCGGTGAATCCATTCCAGAGAGTGAAATTGGTTATATTGCCATTCACTTTGGAGGGGCGATGAGCCGTTTACAAGAAAATAATCAAAAGAAAAGATGTTTATTAGTTTGTGCGACTGGTCAAGGGAGTGCACAGCTACTGAAATATAAAATTCTATCACAGTTTCGAGATAAATTAGAGATTGTAGGTATTACAGGCTATTATCAATTGAAAGTAGAAGACCTTTATAAAGATAAAGTAGATTGTATTATTAGTACGATTCATATACCGAGTGGTTTGCCTGTGCCAGTTATAAAAGTGAATTCAATATTTGATGATAAAGAGATTAAATCGATTGGTCAGCAGTTATTTACGCATGTGAATAATAGTGTGCAGCAATATATTAAGGAAGATTTGATTTTCTTAAATCGTAGTGCTTCTACGAAAGAAGAGGTTATCCAGTTTTTATGTGAGAAAGCTGCTGCGAAAAGTTATGTACCCGTAAACTTTTATGCTTCTGTTATGGAGAGAGAGAACACATCTCCTACAGCGGTTGGGAATTTAGTTGCGATTCCACACCCGATGCAGTTATTAAGTGAGCAAACATTTTTGATGTTTTGTACACTTGAAAAGGCTGTTGACTGGGGAGATAAGAAAGTACAAGTTATTATTTTATTTAGTGTGAAGCGTAATAATAATGAAGATTTACAAAAGCTTTATGATTTTTTATATGATATTATGTCTAGCCAGAATACGATAGAGAAATTAACTCAGGCTGAAGTAATTGAAGATTTCCAAGAGATATTATTATCTTTATAAGAAAAGTATATAAAAACTTCCGTTACATAACGGAAGTTTTTTATGTTTAATTGTATGCGTTTTCATAATAAGATAAGAATATAGAAAAAAATAGCTTGGGGGAATTTAAAATGACTGATATGCAAACTCCATTTGCGTTAATTTTACATGGTGGCAACGCTAGAAGCGCGGCACTTGAAGCAATTTCTTTTGCAAGACAAGGAGATTTTCAGAATGCGAGTGAAAAGATGGAACTTGCTAGTGAGGAAATATCATCCGCTCATCGTATTCAAACGGATTTAATTCAAGAGGAAGCAAGAGGAAACCATGCAGAAATAAGTTTATTATTAGTGCATGCACAAGATCATTTAATGAATGCCATTACAGTGAAAGAACTTGCTGAGGAATTTATTACTCTTCATAAACGAGTGGAAGAGAAAGTGACAGTATAATATGTACATTTTATTATGTTGTGCAGCAGGCATGTCAACGAGTATGGTTGTAAGAAAAATGCAAGAAGAGGCAAAGAAACAAGGGAAGGATTATAAAATTAAAGCAGTCGATTCGGAACTTGTGAAACTGGAAATAAAAAATTCTGATGTTGTTTTAATTGGACCACAGGTGAAGTATTTGTTTCCAGCGGTAGAGTTTCTTGCGAAGTCATATGATATACCAGTTGCAATTATAGAACAACGAAATTATGGCATGTGTGATGGTTTGAAAGTACTTAAGCAAGCTGAACAGTTAGTTTTAGCGTAATGATATTTTTTTAAATATAAACATTATAATGTTATAACTTTTGTTTTCGACAGATTGAACATAGGGAGGGTTATCGATGAATGGTTTTATGAGTTTTATGGAACAGAAGATTATGCCGACAACGCAAAAGATTGCGGGGCAACGACATTTATTAGCAATTCGGAATGGAGTTATTTCTACATTACCGTTAACGATTGTCGGGTCATTTTTCGTTATCTTTTTAAATTTACCAATTGATGCATATATGGAGTGGATTGCACCGTTTCGCCATATTTTAGATATTCCATTCCGATTTACAGTAGGTTTAATGGCTTTATACGCAGCATTTGGGGTAGGGGCCTCACTCGCGAACTTTTATCAGCTCAATCAGTTAAGTGCAGGATTATTATCTGTACTCGCCTTTTTACTAGCATCAGTTGAACCAATTCAAATAACAAAAGCTGTACCAGGTGTTATTGATGCAGGAAGATATATTTCAGTAGGGACATTAAGTGCTACGTCTTTATTTGGAGCTATTGTGACAGCATTAATTGCAGTTGAAATTTATCATTTCATGATTAAGCATAATATCTCGATTAAATTACCAGATAGTGTACCACCAGCAGTTGCAAATTCATTTGCAGCATTAATTCCAACTTTAGTAGTTATTCTTTTATTCTGGGGCATTCGTTACGGTTTGAAATTTGATGTAAATACAACGATCACATATTTAATTGCGCCATTAAAGTCAGTATTAGTAGGGAATAATTTATTCGGTGGTTTATTAACAGTATTCCTAATCGTATTCTTCTGGTCGTTCGGTATACATGGTCCAGCGATTTTAGGACCAATTATTCGTCCAATGTGGGATTCAGCAATTCTTGAAAATATGGAAGTTTTCACCGCTACAGGAAACGCACATCAGTTACCGAACTTATTTACAGAACAATTTATTCAATGGTTCGTATGGATTGGTGGATCAGGCTCAACGTTAGCCTTAGTTATTATGTTTATGTTCTCTAAATCTAAGTTCCTAAAAGAATTAGGTAGATTATCATTCGTACCAGGTTTATTCAATATTAACGAACCAATTATTTTCGGGGCACCAATTGTAATGAACCCGATCTTAATTATTCCATTCGTTATTACACCGTTAGTTACAACGACAGTATCATATTTCGCAGTTGTTTCAGGTATGATTCCGCTCATGATGGCGAAGCTGCCATTTACGATGTTAGCGCCAATTGCAGCTATTATTAGTACGGACTGGACAATTATGGCTGGTGTACTTGTACTTGTTAACTTTGTTATCTCATTCGTTATTTACTACCCATTCTTCAAAATGTATGAGAAACAACAATTAGCAGGAGAGGAGAAATCAGAATGCTCGGAGCAATTATCATCTTAATTACATTCGTAGCGGGGCAGTGCATTGCGCATTATTCAAAGTGGGTACAAAATAAATCGTTATTAGTTTTACTACTTGTGTCGATATTGTTTATCGGATGTTCAATGGGAGCTTATGTAGCATTTAGCTTACAATCACCATTCTTTATCATCGTACCAACGATTTTATGTGCAACATGTTTATCTGCAAAATATAGATTTACGAGTATGGCATTAATACAACGTGTGAAGGAGATGCAAAAGCATGGAGCGTAAATTAGGAATTTCACTTTATCCAGAGCATTCAACGAAAGAAAAAGATATGGCATACATTTCAGCAGTGGCACGTCACGGTTTTTCAAGAATATTCACTTGTTTACTATCTGTTAATCGTCCGAAAGAGGAAATTGTAGCTGAATTTAAAGAAATTATTGCGCATGCAAAAGAGTACAATATGGAAGTTATTTTAGATGTAGCTCCGGCTGTATTCGATCAACTTGGTATTAGTTATAGTGATCTATCATTCTTCGCAGAGTTAGGTGCAGATGGAATTCGTTTAGATGTAGGGTTTGACGGGTTAACAGAAGCGAAAATGACGAATAATCCATATGGCTTAAAAATTGAGCTGAATGTAAGTAATGATATTGCCTATTTAGAAAATATCCTTTCGCATCAAGCGAATAAATCAGCTTTAATTGGTTGTCACAATTTTTATCCGCAAAAATTCACTGGTCTTCCGTATGATTATTTCATTCGCTGTAGTGA
This Bacillus mycoides DNA region includes the following protein-coding sequences:
- a CDS encoding DUF871 domain-containing protein, producing MRRLGISIYPEHSTVEEDKEYLTLASKYGFTRVFTCLLSVDGEKETIIEEFKETISHANAIGFQVLVDISPSVFEQLGISYNDLSFFHELGAYGIRLDVGFSGLEESIMTYNPYGLKIEINMSNGTKYVDNIMSHRPNRENLIGCHNFYPHRYSGLSYDHFIKCSKQFKDYGMRTAAFISSFDATYGPWPVTEGLCTLEQHRELPMTTQAKHLFATELIDDVIIANAYASEEELQALGALNKEKQTFDIGLYDTTTEIERIIVLDEPHFYRGDVSEYMIRSTQSRVKYKKEEFKPHNTREIKRGDLLIDNEQYGQYKGELQIALKDMVNTGKTNVVGRVVEEETFLLDYLQAWDKFGFTLKK
- a CDS encoding BglG family transcription antiterminator, whose translation is MTKVHQRLISILEEFLEEKSMLNRAFLASRLHVSTKTIQKDIKLLNDILEEHGAKIESQRGNGYELEIIQTKKFEDFCVNVFQKQTEKIPTSYEERVAYILQRILTTDGYMKLSQLAEEIYVSKSTVNLIMKDVTDICSRYELQIEKRPYYGIRIVGEEFNIRSCLSQYGLPRYDHTPFHENYEQTDTYLSLPHISLIRSVILKYIEGGTIYLSDIEIDNLSIHIAIALKRCRDDHYIQTLHVEESELIIKKEYKIAKQILGNLGEELKLQFPEEEILYVTMHLLSTAVTARDRYENVEELLGKDVYAFMQHILFKVAEERNLTFYYDEELLFGFGVHLKTLLNRLKYKLNTRNPLLAEVKKNYPYAFEIAVLVGDIIGEYTGESIPESEIGYIAIHFGGAMSRLQENNQKKRCLLVCATGQGSAQLLKYKILSQFRDKLEIVGITGYYQLKVEDLYKDKVDCIISTIHIPSGLPVPVIKVNSIFDDKEIKSIGQQLFTHVNNSVQQYIKEDLIFLNRSASTKEEVIQFLCEKAAAKSYVPVNFYASVMERENTSPTAVGNLVAIPHPMQLLSEQTFLMFCTLEKAVDWGDKKVQVIILFSVKRNNNEDLQKLYDFLYDIMSSQNTIEKLTQAEVIEDFQEILLSL
- a CDS encoding YhdH/YhfP family quinone oxidoreductase, translated to MNHTSFRAIVVREKENNLFERTLVEREVNSLPEGDVLIRVHYSSLNYKDALSATGNKGVTRTYPHTPGIDAAGEVVSSGNNAFQEGDQVIVTGYDLGMNTSGGFGEYIRVPSSWVVPLPKEMSLKESMMYGTAGFTAALSVYKLIRAGITPSTGDVLVTGATGGVGSVAVSILGKLGYSVVGATGKMEEKEMLLRLGAKKMIRRAELSDESGRPMLKGIYAGVVDTVGGNMLESSLKVVKYGGCITTCGNVAGHELNTTVYPFILRGISLLGIDSVQCPVDVRREVWALLAGEWKNSELLSYTEECTLKELDEKFALILQGKLKGRTVVNMK
- a CDS encoding PTS sugar transporter subunit IIC — translated: MNGFMSFMEQKIMPTTQKIAGQRHLLAIRNGVISTLPLTIVGSFFVIFLNLPIDAYMEWIAPFRHILDIPFRFTVGLMALYAAFGVGASLANFYQLNQLSAGLLSVLAFLLASVEPIQITKAVPGVIDAGRYISVGTLSATSLFGAIVTALIAVEIYHFMIKHNISIKLPDSVPPAVANSFAALIPTLVVILLFWGIRYGLKFDVNTTITYLIAPLKSVLVGNNLFGGLLTVFLIVFFWSFGIHGPAILGPIIRPMWDSAILENMEVFTATGNAHQLPNLFTEQFIQWFVWIGGSGSTLALVIMFMFSKSKFLKELGRLSFVPGLFNINEPIIFGAPIVMNPILIIPFVITPLVTTTVSYFAVVSGMIPLMMAKLPFTMLAPIAAIISTDWTIMAGVLVLVNFVISFVIYYPFFKMYEKQQLAGEEKSECSEQLSS
- a CDS encoding NAD(P)-dependent alcohol dehydrogenase — protein: MKAILYTKYGPPDVLQLKEVEKPTPKDNEILIKINATTVTAGDIRSRSFTVPSSVWLPARIALGFKQPKKQILGMELAGEVESVGKDVTRFKVGDPVFAATQANFGSYAEYICIPEDGAVCMKPSNISYEEAAAIPIGARTALFFLRKANVRSGQNILIYGASGSVGSYAVQISKYFGAKVTGVCSSSNLELVKSLGADEVIDYTASDFSTIDGAYDVIFEAVNKSTFSDCIKMLKEDGTYINIVEPLPSAQMLWTKLTSRMKLILSQNAPETSEALNFLKELVENGKIKVVIDRQYTFEEIVEAHIYVEKGHKKGNVVINLKHNDNS
- a CDS encoding PTS lactose/cellobiose transporter subunit IIA; amino-acid sequence: MTDMQTPFALILHGGNARSAALEAISFARQGDFQNASEKMELASEEISSAHRIQTDLIQEEARGNHAEISLLLVHAQDHLMNAITVKELAEEFITLHKRVEEKVTV
- a CDS encoding MFS transporter, encoding MGEAVLVKREPLWTKEFIALILANLCMFLGFQMLIPTLPVYVKEIGGTSSNIGFVVGMFTVAALFIRPLTGNALQKFNKKIILMIGTAICLLAMGSYLFASTVFLLLAVRILHGAGFGITTTTYGTVVSDLIPQARRGEGMGYFGLSGTIAMALGPLIGLWLMQTYNFTILFLCALSCTIVSLILTKLLQIKKSPQPPQQTSGTFLDGFIERKALLPSLLILCITLMYGGIGSFITLFATEVGIADISLFFLFNALAIAVTRPFSGKLYDTKGHTFVIIPGVIITFTGIILLSYTTTIPSLIIAAACYGSGFGAIQPALQAWMIDRVAPHRRGVATATFFSAFDLGIGAGAIIFGFIAHFTNYATVYRYSSLLLIAFLFIYITSLRKQKQKDKINEKAVG
- a CDS encoding Na/Pi cotransporter family protein codes for the protein MEYNIQDMIFQFIGGLGIFLFGIKYMGDGLQQAAGDRLRDILDRFTTNPLMGVLAGMLVTVLIQSSSGTTALTVGLVSAGFMTLRQAIGVIMGANIGTTVTAFIIGIKIGEYALPIMAVGAILLFFFKNKKVQSLGQVVFGFGMLFFGLELMSSGMKPLRSLESFQELMVSMSDNPILGIVVGTVFTLIVQSSSATIGILQELFGQGAIDLQAALPVLFGDNIGTTITAVLAAIGTSIAARRAALVHVIFNIVGTIIFTILLVPFTSLIQYFQTSLNLNPEMTIAFAHGTFNVTNAVIQFPFIAVLAWIVTKLIRGEDSAIDFKPQHLNPIFIEQSPAIALTEAQKEIVRMAEFSLQGLKEANQFLNTQEKKHADMATQLEAAINNLDKKITEYLVLLSEKPLSHTDSEKHSVLAGVVGDIERVGDHVENLVELVDFQISNRVSLSDEALAELNEMLELTISTLQDAINALTNFDTELAQTVIAKERKIDQMERVLRKRHVLRLNERSCSGDASIIFVDMVSNLERIGDHAVNIADGVLGEQGKVNLKQSL
- a CDS encoding PTS sugar transporter subunit IIB; this translates as MYILLCCAAGMSTSMVVRKMQEEAKKQGKDYKIKAVDSELVKLEIKNSDVVLIGPQVKYLFPAVEFLAKSYDIPVAIIEQRNYGMCDGLKVLKQAEQLVLA